CTATTAAATATTTCTGGGCTGCGTCCTCTAGATTCAGTCTTCTTCTTCGCCGCTGAATTTGGCCCTTTTGTATTAATACTTTACTTAACGGTTACTGAGCCAACCATTAACTTAATTCTACTATTAACCACCTCCACTTCACTTCTGAGCGATCACCCGTGACGAAATTTCCAGAAAGGTATGGAATTTTTCTACCAGTTGCTCATACCCTTTTCATGCTTCTCTTGTTCAATTGTTTTTCCTTCggatttctttgtttctttttgtttaatttgtgaGATTGATTTTAGTGGGGTCAGAACTGAGAAGCGATGGCGGAAGGTGGGGGAAATCCGTCGAGGTATGTCAAGTTGACTAAGGAGCAAGCGGCCCCTTCTGAGGACATTAAGCCAGGCGAGCTCAATCAACCGATTGAAGTCCCTCAGGTATAATATTTTCCATctattaacttttttttttaactcaaatATTTCGTTTTGGAAATTGGGCAATTAAATTGAGAAAATTTGGGAGGGTCATCTATTAGAATGTTATGGTCGTgtgaaaatgaatagtaacttAAGATATTTTGATGTAGGGATCAATATGCAGATTCACCGCATGCATAAGATTAGAATCATGTTTGGATTATTGACAATGTGCTTCAGACTAGCTGTCAATCATTCCCTTACCCCCTGAAATCTTGCCATAAGTTGTTTCTTGTGGAGGATCTGACTGAAGTGTAATCGAATTGCCAATCACCAATCACATCGACTCTAGTCCATTTAGTAGTTGTTTTGGACATTTTCACTCACAAATCAAGGAAACCAGGTGTAAAGGGCAGCAAATAATCTCGCCCTCTATCGAGAAATAGAGCCGTCCTTATTTTCCAATTTCGCTCTGGTAGAGGCTAAGAGAAACAAGAgaagtattaaaaaaaatagctttatcttatcattttttTATTCCTCAGTTCCATTTCCTTTAATCTTCCCAATTTGTGCAGTGTAACATTGTTTATTTTGGCAAATTGCCTCAACCTCgtgaagcattttccttctttaacTTATCAAAACGGAActggaaggaaaaaagaaaatgtgaagCAAGAGGAACAAGTCAGCTTGATTAGATTAAATTTCTTTAGTCCTCCTTCCGTTTCCATTACCTATCAAATGCAAGTCAGTCACTCAGATCCACTTCCCTTTCCCTTCCCACTTTTCATTCTATTGAGCTGGCTGTTAGTCTTGTATTTTATCTGTTGTGCAACTTTCCTTAGAAAATTAGTGTAATGGAAACCAATTGAAGCACTttgggttgaaggaattgaaATGAGCTTAGGTATTGCATACATTTGCTAAGCGGATTTAAGAATCTTCATCTTCTTATGATTCAATGGCTGGCCACATATCGGGTGCTTATGCCATAATTCAATGTGCAGTTGGGTGTTCGCAAGTGCAATGAGTGTGGGCAACCTTTACCCGAAAGCTTTGAGCCTCCTGCTGATGAGCCATGGACCACTGGGATATTTGGCTGTACTGAAGATACTGAAAGCTGTGAGTTTAACCCGAGGAAGTTCCGATTGGTTTAGGGGCAAAACTTCTTGTTTAATTTGGCACTTAAAAGTTTCATTTCTGGCTGTTCAGCAGCCATAACTACATTTACTCTATCTTTTTTAGGTGATGGCAATGCCATTTAGTAGAACTTGTCACTCGTCTTGTGATTTTAGATGCTCATGTTGAACTAGGTTAACTTTGATCAAGTTCCTTGCAACCCTCGTGCACATgtaagcttgcagaaattttagaaatttgtatGAATGGATTTTTTTCTCCCGTATCAATGTTATGTCGTTATATTGTTTCCCACATGTCATACTTCCTGTCCTCTCCAAAGATTGGTGTCTCTTAGTTTTTTTCTGAACGAAGCTTTGTTCTGAGACATAAAGGGGTTTGTGTTTGTCATTGGTACGTTCAGTTGTGTCATGTgcataaatttcatttcaatgcgTATTTTACTTCAAAAGATATCTTGCAATGTCTGAGTTGCAGGATTCTGAATTATATTATTACTATTTGCTATTCTTACGTCTAACAGCATTGAATTGCTATGAgatacctttttgtttccaatgtTTGCACTTTTGTCGCTATTGCCCCCTGCCCTACATTATCTCAGTGGTGTCTTGTTTTAGAACTTTACTGTTTGCCTCATTGTTCGTAAGAACTTTCGAACTGTATGTCCTCATCTATagtttccatttcttttttggTGCCTCTACAGGCTGGACAGGGCTTTTGTGCCCATGTGTCTTGTTTGGACTTAATATAGAGAAACTGAGAGATGATACTCCCTGGACAACGCCTTGTGTTTGTCATGCTATATTTGTTGAGGGTGGCATTGCACTTGCAGCAGCAACAGCGGCTTTTTATGGTATAGATCCAAGGACATCATTCCTTATTTGCGAAGGTTTGTTATTTAGTTGGTGGATGTGTGGAATATATACTGGTCTTGCACGGCAGTCACTACAGAAAAAATATCATCTTAAGGTAATCCATGTTTTCTGTACTTACATGTTGAGATATAAACCTCAGATTTCAGTTTCTTTATCACTCTTGCTATTCCCATTTAATTCTGCTCAAAACGAGATTTGTACTTCATGTACTgtcattttgggtcaaatatttgGAAGCTTAATTCATGAATTCCAGCTATGTCTAAGCAAAATTGTTTTCTGTTAGAACCATGTTGCTGTTGTCAATCAACGTGTGGTATCAATTTTGGTTGCTCCTCCTGTGTTAGACAGATCCAGCTCTTCCTATTGTGAAACGAGATATTTTTCATTGAGTGATGAATCATGGCATTTGTCAAGTTGTGCTAAAAAGATGTTTGTGCATCAATTTGTTCCTGCAGAACTCACCATGTGACCCATGTATGGTCCACTGCTGCATGCACTGGTGTGCCTTGTGCCAGGAGCACAGGGAGATGAAAGGACGCCTCTCAGATGATGCTGCGATGCCGATGACCATAGTAAATCCTCCTCCCGTCCAAGAAATGAGTGCTGCTCCTGATGATCGGGATTCTGCACCTTCCTCCGAAAAGAGCAAGGAGCACACTAATTTGGAGATGCAAGCTTTACAGTAGCATAATAATAGACTTTGACATGAATGCCGCTGTGATACTTGGATAGTTTTAAGAGGCTTTGTTATACATAAGTGAGGAGGAAGATATTGATTTTTGTTCATCATTCATTGACATTAATCTACAATTTTCTTATAGGTAATACCTTTCAAAATTTGTTAGCTATGCATCTTTGTTAATATCCTGACTTATCCTTTCGTTATTGGTGCGCGTGGGCGGGAAGAGGCTAACGGGTTCATCCAAGAAACGGAGTGCGGGGTCTATTTGGCTTCTCCTGCCCCTTATTAATGATTTTATTCCTTCCCCTTCTCCCTGCTAGATAAACAACACATTCGTCCTttagggaggaggaggaggagggggaggAGAAGCTTTGACGGTCAAATTAAAAACTTGCTCTATCAATCAATGAAGCTGAAAACGCTGAGTCTTAGAGGCTTAAATTATTTTCCTCTTTTGTATTTTCGAGTTAAAGCAAGCAGATGAAGCAAAACCCACCATGCTCTTGAATGCATGCATCCACCATAGAGGTTAGTACTACAATTCCTCTTCTCAGTCGCGAGTAGCAACTCCCACTAACCTTTTCAGTTAAGTTTAAGAGCGAATTTTCTGGATGCAAGGAGCTAAGAAAAACTGCATTACGCTTACACTCGAAGATTACACGAGATAATAAATCGTCACCATACTACCAACGTTTTGACCCGGGAAAATAGCATTTGTTCTTTAAGCTTTGTGGGAAATCTCGCGGTTGGTCAAGTACGATAAGGGTAAGTTCAGGCACCAATTTCCAGCGTTCTGTCACGGTTGGCCAATTTCTGGACACAGAGTAAATAAAACTTCTATGAGAAAATAACAATCCCAGAACAAGAAGTCAGTAGGAATAACCTTACGAAATTACTCCTGTTTCAGAGCCAATATATGCATCTATGAAGAGTAATGTCATCAAAACTCCCCTTCCCCCACCCAACCAAAATCAATAGAGCACACTAACCAAACGAAAGAGAAAAGGTTATACAACTACTCCCGAAACTGTTTAACTACCCCATTCGGGTCATGAACCATTCTAGAGACGAATCAAACTAAGAATTACATGCAGTAACAAGAGCTTGACAACATAACGGACAATGAAAATTGCGTGCCTCAGCTACGATTACAAACTGAATGCTGTATTTGACCTTGGACTCTTCGAGTAAAAACACTCAGGGCATTGCAAGTCCTAAAAGCATAACAAGAACACAACAGATCTGCTATAGAACAAAAACATGATCCCAGCAATATGAACTGCTGAATTCATTTCGTTTGAGCAGAGAGACTCAGCAGCAGAACATAGGATTTTCGTTTCTTTAGCAGAACGGAGACCTATTGACTCAGAATAAAATTCCACAATTAGCAGCCAAATATTAAGACAACATTTCAAGGAAACTTTCATCCCCTTCAACAATACAAAGGAGTGTTCAGAAAGAAAGAGATAGCTTAGACAAGATCAAGCTCAGATATTTAATCCTCTCTAGCTGAGATTTCTTCAATAAATGCTCTGCCCCAACAGTTATTAGTGCCCACCCAATGGAATGAGAAATAGCTGTTCCTCGATGAAGCACCAACAAAGAACCCAACACGCAACGTAATTGCCTAATATTTACTAACCAAGCAAGTCATGACTCTCGTTCTCCCGAGTCTGATATTTGTTCCAC
This portion of the Coffea arabica cultivar ET-39 chromosome 2e, Coffea Arabica ET-39 HiFi, whole genome shotgun sequence genome encodes:
- the LOC113730189 gene encoding cell number regulator 6 produces the protein MAEGGGNPSRYVKLTKEQAAPSEDIKPGELNQPIEVPQLGVRKCNECGQPLPESFEPPADEPWTTGIFGCTEDTESCWTGLLCPCVLFGLNIEKLRDDTPWTTPCVCHAIFVEGGIALAAATAAFYGIDPRTSFLICEGLLFSWWMCGIYTGLARQSLQKKYHLKNSPCDPCMVHCCMHWCALCQEHREMKGRLSDDAAMPMTIVNPPPVQEMSAAPDDRDSAPSSEKSKEHTNLEMQALQ